In Anaerohalosphaeraceae bacterium, the following proteins share a genomic window:
- a CDS encoding glycoside hydrolase family 32 protein: MKRPKHFRPFVFTIAAAVFQAGCTRLFDNPAGREPHRPNPAVIRAMESMLARVPEAAADPTRPAYHFSAPAQWMNDINGVLHYKGFYHIFYQLNPYGDQWGTIHWGHARSRDLVHWEHLPVALWPSKEKGEEHVFSGCLTLNAANQPLIFYTSIGHPLPEQWAAVGSPDLLAWDKYAGNPILKMNDHGGLSIEEWRDPFVFRASGKTYLVLGGRLPAGEGSRAAAFLYEARQDDLLTWTYRGILFRHPDPKLYSIECPNFFPLENRFVMLISPYGPVEYFVGDFDAKQGMFTAHHRGLADSSEDFYGTNILIDRRGRRILLGWLRGFQNTKGWNGCMSLPRVLTLTSRGELIQTPAPELKSLRGPLWQRKQILLQNQRIPLDVRGKQLEIKMTIIPAGAAECGLIIRCREDGTGGLAITRQADRLTVGGREAPLPENVPVVLHLFLDNSAVEIYINKGRQCISRVLAPCPEQDSDYVYLFSTDGETRFESLRIWQLNSINKQAGLSQD, encoded by the coding sequence ATGAAACGGCCGAAGCATTTTCGACCCTTCGTATTTACCATCGCCGCCGCCGTCTTTCAGGCCGGCTGCACAAGATTGTTCGACAATCCGGCTGGCAGAGAGCCGCACCGCCCAAACCCGGCTGTCATTCGGGCGATGGAATCGATGCTGGCTCGGGTACCCGAGGCCGCCGCCGACCCGACACGTCCGGCATACCATTTTTCCGCACCGGCTCAATGGATGAACGACATCAATGGCGTCCTCCATTACAAGGGCTTTTACCATATCTTTTATCAACTGAATCCGTACGGCGACCAATGGGGTACGATTCACTGGGGACACGCCCGAAGCCGGGATTTGGTGCATTGGGAACATCTGCCGGTTGCCCTGTGGCCTTCGAAGGAAAAAGGCGAAGAACACGTCTTTTCCGGCTGTCTGACGCTGAACGCCGCGAATCAGCCGCTTATCTTCTATACGAGCATCGGGCATCCGCTTCCCGAGCAGTGGGCGGCCGTCGGCTCCCCCGACCTGCTCGCGTGGGATAAATACGCCGGCAATCCCATCCTGAAAATGAACGACCACGGCGGCCTTTCGATTGAAGAATGGCGGGACCCGTTTGTGTTTCGTGCAAGCGGGAAAACCTATCTGGTTCTGGGCGGACGGCTGCCCGCCGGCGAAGGCAGCCGAGCCGCGGCGTTTCTCTATGAAGCCCGGCAGGATGACCTGCTGACGTGGACCTACAGGGGAATTCTCTTTCGCCATCCGGACCCGAAACTGTACAGCATTGAATGCCCGAACTTCTTTCCTTTGGAAAACCGCTTTGTAATGCTGATTTCGCCGTACGGGCCGGTGGAGTATTTTGTCGGCGATTTCGATGCAAAGCAGGGAATGTTCACAGCACACCATCGGGGCCTTGCGGATTCCAGCGAGGATTTTTACGGCACCAATATTCTGATTGACCGCCGCGGTCGGCGCATCCTGCTGGGCTGGCTGCGGGGATTTCAAAACACAAAGGGTTGGAACGGATGTATGTCCCTGCCGCGTGTCCTGACTCTTACGAGCCGGGGAGAACTTATCCAGACACCGGCGCCGGAACTGAAATCTCTCCGCGGCCCGCTTTGGCAGCGAAAGCAAATCCTACTCCAAAACCAGCGGATTCCGCTCGATGTCCGCGGAAAACAACTCGAAATCAAAATGACAATTATCCCTGCCGGCGCCGCCGAATGCGGTTTGATTATCCGCTGTCGGGAAGACGGCACCGGCGGATTGGCGATTACCCGCCAGGCAGACCGGTTGACTGTGGGGGGACGGGAAGCACCATTGCCGGAGAATGTACCAGTTGTACTCCATCTGTTTTTAGATAATAGTGCCGTCGAAATCTATATTAATAAGGGCCGTCAGTGTATTAGTCGGGTTTTGGCGCCTTGCCCTGAACAGGATTCAGACTATGTCTATCTGTTTTCTACAGATGGCGAAACCCGTTTCGAGTCTCTCCGCATTTGGCAGTTGAACTCTATCAATAAGCAAGCCGGACTTTCACAAGATTAA
- a CDS encoding uroporphyrinogen decarboxylase family protein, with the protein MGMFDTTGRAKHTEGRKADTLRKLERMQKTLRHEEPDRVPISDFFWGSFIRRWREELGLPDDANPYFYYDLDWIVTTPNMDPWIRPFETLKETEKEVVVKTGFGAILRKKFDAPMPEFIDFETDTIEKLEAAQFDDPYDKRRYFSAGDNQIAGVGDGFERNSPAWIETVRSLWPDFPVFGSIIECNECLTRLIGVENSMLWIGMYPERMGNIINRIGQFYLDCAKAQIAAAEGLLDGFVIWGDVAYRRNLFFSPEYWRRYFKPWVKAIADYAHQNNLMVIYHGCGNINSILADFIEIGIDALNPLEAKAGLDAVQLRRQYGHRLGICGNSDIQIWETGDRQQIRREVLRKLNAARGGGYIFQSDHSVSGAVSGKTYDFIVNLVRQYGQYPLHLGEFDEAIETF; encoded by the coding sequence ATGGGAATGTTTGACACGACAGGACGGGCCAAACACACGGAAGGCCGCAAGGCCGATACGCTGCGAAAACTGGAGCGGATGCAAAAAACGCTGCGGCACGAGGAACCGGACCGCGTCCCCATCAGCGATTTCTTCTGGGGAAGTTTTATTCGACGATGGCGGGAGGAACTCGGACTGCCGGACGATGCCAACCCCTATTTTTATTATGACCTGGACTGGATTGTCACCACGCCGAATATGGACCCGTGGATCCGGCCGTTTGAAACGCTGAAGGAAACCGAAAAGGAAGTGGTTGTGAAAACGGGCTTCGGTGCGATTCTTCGGAAGAAATTTGATGCCCCGATGCCGGAATTTATTGATTTTGAAACCGACACCATCGAAAAACTGGAGGCGGCTCAGTTTGATGACCCGTATGACAAGAGACGTTATTTTTCAGCCGGAGACAATCAAATCGCCGGCGTCGGGGATGGATTCGAGCGCAACAGCCCGGCCTGGATTGAGACCGTCCGTTCGCTGTGGCCGGATTTCCCCGTCTTTGGAAGCATCATTGAATGCAACGAATGCCTGACCCGGCTGATCGGTGTAGAAAACAGCATGCTCTGGATCGGAATGTACCCGGAGCGGATGGGGAACATCATCAACCGAATCGGACAGTTTTACCTGGACTGTGCAAAGGCGCAAATCGCCGCCGCCGAAGGGCTGCTGGACGGCTTTGTCATCTGGGGCGATGTGGCCTACCGCCGCAACCTGTTCTTCTCTCCCGAGTACTGGCGGCGGTATTTCAAGCCCTGGGTCAAGGCGATAGCTGATTATGCACACCAAAACAATCTGATGGTGATTTATCACGGGTGCGGCAATATCAATTCCATTCTGGCTGATTTCATCGAAATCGGCATCGATGCCTTAAATCCTCTGGAAGCCAAGGCCGGGCTGGATGCCGTCCAGCTCCGCCGGCAGTACGGGCATCGGCTGGGAATCTGCGGCAACAGCGATATTCAGATTTGGGAAACCGGCGACCGGCAGCAGATTCGCCGGGAGGTGCTGCGAAAACTGAATGCCGCCAGAGGCGGCGGATATATCTTCCAGTCGGACCATTCGGTATCAGGCGCCGTATCCGGAAAAACCTATGATTTCATCGTGAACCTGGTGCGTCAATACGGTCAGTATCCGCTTCATCTGGGAGAATTCGATGAGGCGATAGAAACCTTCTGA
- a CDS encoding L-rhamnose/proton symporter RhaT, with translation METVWGLLLGLVSGVMTGSFSLPMKKTVRWSWEAVWLVWSVCALLIIPWTITFFTVPDIGAVLRQSNLRDIGLVYAFGLGWGLGAVFFGRSIAMIGISLAFALCIGFATALGTLIPMLKNPQIFGTAPGLWSVAGILVMAVGIVLCAAAGRQKEKQMQQAAAGSASSAGRMMLGLLLATLGGIFSSMLNFAFNFSGSITKAAVSVGASAASASDPVWAVTLLGGLTTNVIYCSFLLSRNRTWADYKKAGTASHWVLAALMGAIWMPSIALYGRAAVMMGRLGSSAGWGLYMGIVILVSTLWGFAAGEWRGIRGKPIGLIVLGVVCLLIAIVFIGYGAAGAGHGNV, from the coding sequence ATGGAAACGGTTTGGGGCCTGCTGCTGGGACTGGTAAGCGGGGTGATGACCGGCAGTTTTTCACTGCCGATGAAGAAAACCGTCCGATGGTCCTGGGAAGCCGTCTGGCTGGTATGGTCTGTTTGTGCTCTGCTCATTATCCCCTGGACAATCACCTTTTTCACAGTCCCTGACATAGGGGCTGTTCTTCGTCAATCCAATCTCCGCGATATCGGTCTGGTGTATGCGTTCGGTCTTGGGTGGGGACTGGGGGCGGTCTTCTTCGGCCGGAGCATCGCCATGATCGGAATCAGTCTGGCTTTTGCCCTGTGCATCGGTTTTGCGACAGCCCTTGGCACCCTAATCCCGATGCTGAAAAACCCGCAGATTTTCGGAACCGCTCCGGGCCTGTGGTCCGTCGCAGGCATCCTCGTGATGGCCGTCGGAATTGTCCTCTGTGCCGCCGCCGGCCGACAGAAGGAAAAACAAATGCAGCAAGCCGCCGCAGGATCTGCATCCTCCGCCGGCCGAATGATGCTCGGACTTCTGCTGGCCACCCTCGGCGGAATCTTCAGCTCGATGCTGAACTTTGCCTTCAATTTCAGCGGCAGCATTACAAAAGCGGCCGTTTCGGTCGGCGCCTCCGCCGCCAGCGCATCGGACCCGGTTTGGGCGGTCACCCTGCTGGGCGGCTTGACCACAAACGTCATCTACTGCTCGTTTCTGCTTTCGCGAAACCGAACATGGGCGGATTACAAAAAAGCCGGCACGGCGTCGCACTGGGTTCTGGCGGCCCTGATGGGAGCTATCTGGATGCCGTCCATCGCCCTGTACGGCCGGGCGGCTGTAATGATGGGCCGGCTGGGAAGTTCGGCGGGCTGGGGGCTGTACATGGGCATCGTAATTCTGGTCTCGACGCTGTGGGGATTTGCCGCGGGAGAATGGCGGGGCATTCGCGGCAAACCCATCGGGCTGATTGTGCTCGGCGTGGTTTGTCTGCTGATTGCAATTGTCTTCATCGGATACGGAGCTGCAGGAGCCGGTCATGGGAATGTTTGA
- a CDS encoding sigma-70 family RNA polymerase sigma factor: MDKKSAKFFRLYTSIQNRLHSIILVIVHNPSAADDLLQETAATLWEKFDQFEEGTNFAAWAIRIAKNKCFEYLRRNEKTKKLFRNEFYKQAADLAVETSEELSTRLKALDICCEKLDTRRRSLLKLHFSDNIPVKELSVQFGQPVSTLYNHIAQALDWLRFCIKKTLSAQPMRSFE; this comes from the coding sequence ATGGACAAAAAGAGTGCAAAATTTTTCCGCTTGTACACAAGCATCCAGAACCGGCTGCACTCCATCATCCTGGTGATTGTTCACAACCCCAGCGCCGCTGATGACTTACTTCAGGAAACGGCCGCGACACTCTGGGAGAAGTTCGACCAGTTCGAGGAAGGGACGAATTTTGCCGCCTGGGCTATTCGAATTGCCAAAAACAAATGCTTTGAATATCTCCGGCGGAATGAAAAAACCAAAAAGCTTTTCCGCAACGAGTTTTACAAGCAGGCCGCCGATTTGGCAGTCGAAACGTCGGAGGAGCTGTCCACCCGCCTGAAGGCCCTGGATATCTGCTGTGAAAAATTGGACACCAGGCGGCGCTCCCTGCTGAAACTGCACTTTTCGGACAATATCCCCGTCAAGGAATTATCCGTCCAGTTCGGCCAGCCCGTCAGCACGCTTTACAACCATATTGCCCAGGCGCTGGACTGGCTGCGGTTCTGTATCAAAAAGACTTTATCTGCTCAGCCTATGCGGAGCTTCGAATGA
- a CDS encoding NPCBM/NEW2 domain-containing protein, protein MNSLPSRRQIDTLILKLLENTISDEEIQQLDELFAAHPELVRHYCEFVIHYNTVRTKFQSELPSAAASLLADSSIDERFWGELAHEEKSAPAVEVPAALKEPNQEEKPKVQTKTMPRVSKLSLYSLILSSAALFFVLVYAFFSPPGSGMEVATVSDALNAKWDTKQPLQPGSRLVTKSKPLFLYEGIVKLAFDNGSTLIFEGPSKFEILTEDQVHLTFGRLYAIVPSHAVGFIVSTANSKVIDLGTEFGVKAEPDGQTEVHVLAGKTLLISGTGSNPKNHVEITRGQAKAIAKNGTVQDIPLKKESFVRHIHSQTGLVWRGQTQLNLADMAGGGNGLGTGKNETGIDPLTGRPSAILFYNRASSNEYHPCSFSPYVDGVFIPDGRTLQIVSSEGHVFENCPPTSGWWFTSIVSSLRPFPWPAPENSSPAVPPFVNCLVMHANMGITFDLQTLRKDLSGARIVRFRSYFGIEGNAIRPEAGNADFWVLVDGKMRFRKSQVKVGQFDFAEIELTENDRFLTLMTTDGGDSPERFSNGLKLTTIDSDWCLFAEPVLILE, encoded by the coding sequence ATGAATTCACTTCCATCAAGAAGACAAATCGATACGTTGATTCTAAAGCTGCTGGAAAATACCATCAGTGATGAAGAGATTCAGCAGCTGGACGAACTGTTTGCGGCTCATCCGGAGCTGGTCAGACACTACTGCGAGTTTGTCATTCACTACAATACCGTTCGGACCAAATTTCAGAGCGAACTTCCTTCTGCGGCCGCCTCGCTGCTGGCCGACAGCTCGATCGACGAGCGGTTCTGGGGAGAGCTGGCTCACGAGGAAAAATCGGCGCCGGCTGTAGAAGTGCCCGCAGCCCTCAAAGAACCGAATCAGGAAGAAAAGCCCAAAGTTCAGACCAAAACCATGCCGCGCGTCAGCAAACTTTCGCTCTACTCGCTGATTCTCTCCTCCGCAGCCCTTTTCTTTGTGCTTGTGTATGCCTTTTTCTCACCGCCCGGAAGCGGAATGGAAGTGGCCACGGTTTCGGACGCCCTCAATGCAAAATGGGACACCAAACAGCCGCTTCAGCCCGGCAGCCGTCTGGTGACCAAATCGAAACCTCTGTTTTTGTACGAAGGGATTGTCAAACTGGCTTTTGACAACGGCAGCACACTCATTTTTGAAGGGCCGTCCAAATTCGAGATTCTCACAGAAGACCAGGTGCACCTGACTTTCGGACGGCTGTATGCGATTGTTCCATCCCATGCCGTCGGGTTTATCGTCAGCACCGCCAATTCGAAAGTCATCGATTTAGGCACGGAATTCGGCGTCAAGGCGGAACCAGATGGGCAGACGGAAGTCCATGTGCTTGCGGGCAAAACGCTGCTGATTTCCGGTACGGGCAGCAATCCCAAAAATCATGTTGAAATCACCCGCGGACAGGCCAAGGCCATTGCCAAAAACGGGACAGTTCAGGATATTCCGCTTAAAAAAGAGTCTTTTGTCCGTCATATCCACTCGCAGACCGGTCTGGTTTGGCGAGGGCAGACGCAGTTGAATCTTGCGGACATGGCCGGCGGCGGCAATGGACTGGGAACCGGAAAAAACGAGACGGGGATTGACCCGCTTACCGGCAGGCCGTCCGCCATCCTGTTCTACAACCGCGCCTCTTCCAATGAATATCACCCGTGCTCATTCTCGCCGTACGTGGACGGAGTTTTTATTCCGGACGGGCGCACCCTTCAGATTGTCAGCTCAGAAGGACATGTCTTTGAAAACTGCCCCCCAACCAGCGGCTGGTGGTTCACCAGCATTGTTTCCTCCCTGCGGCCTTTCCCGTGGCCTGCACCGGAAAACTCATCCCCGGCGGTTCCGCCTTTTGTGAACTGCCTGGTGATGCACGCAAATATGGGGATTACGTTTGACCTTCAGACGCTTCGAAAAGACCTCTCGGGTGCTCGGATTGTCCGGTTCCGCTCCTACTTTGGAATCGAGGGCAATGCGATTCGACCGGAGGCCGGCAATGCAGACTTCTGGGTTTTGGTGGATGGGAAGATGCGCTTCCGGAAATCCCAGGTCAAGGTCGGACAATTCGATTTTGCAGAAATTGAGCTGACGGAAAATGACCGCTTCCTGACTTTGATGACCACCGACGGAGGCGATTCTCCCGAACGGTTTTCCAACGGTCTGAAACTGACCACAATTGACAGTGACTGGTGTTTGTTTGCTGAACCGGTCCTGATTCTGGAATAA
- a CDS encoding type II secretion system protein codes for MKRLNGFTLIELLVVIAIIALLLSIMIPALGRAKEYSYKVVCSNNIRSQAQGVRIYAEQNDGAVPLNEGGSWLQDLTFWCTNQITQCAGVDYKSFYCPANRFKNSDDGRFWQFSWVGDSDYQPPVPGTVTGPLPLRDESRLSEARQRQEYRVMSYNYLFDRLNYANNPPTSRYPDRLLSGMRAVWIRKLTTLTNSSATLMIVDNVISQSSGTSASGYVQAPPGGCNFTEVAGGLYSSYGLYDRANHLARQSEPASNRKDVAGANIVFADGHVEWKRRQELRTQIQFGQYFWW; via the coding sequence ATGAAAAGACTGAATGGTTTTACCCTGATTGAACTGCTGGTTGTGATAGCGATTATCGCCCTCTTGCTGTCCATTATGATTCCGGCGCTGGGCCGAGCCAAGGAATATTCGTACAAAGTTGTCTGCAGCAACAACATCCGCTCCCAGGCACAAGGGGTCCGGATTTATGCCGAACAAAACGACGGGGCTGTGCCCCTCAATGAGGGCGGCAGCTGGCTTCAGGACCTGACGTTCTGGTGCACCAATCAAATCACACAGTGTGCCGGTGTGGATTACAAATCCTTCTATTGCCCGGCCAACCGATTCAAAAACTCCGATGACGGGCGGTTCTGGCAGTTCTCCTGGGTCGGCGATTCAGACTATCAGCCGCCGGTGCCCGGAACGGTGACCGGGCCGCTGCCGTTGCGGGATGAAAGCCGGCTGTCGGAAGCCCGCCAGCGGCAGGAATATCGGGTCATGTCCTACAACTATCTGTTTGACCGGCTCAACTACGCCAACAATCCTCCGACATCCCGTTATCCCGACCGGCTGCTGAGCGGTATGCGGGCCGTCTGGATTCGCAAACTGACCACACTGACCAACAGCAGTGCTACGCTGATGATTGTGGACAATGTCATCAGTCAATCCAGCGGGACATCCGCCTCCGGCTACGTGCAGGCCCCGCCCGGCGGATGCAATTTTACAGAGGTTGCCGGCGGACTGTACAGCTCCTACGGGCTGTATGACAGGGCCAACCATCTGGCCCGCCAGTCCGAACCAGCCTCCAACCGCAAGGACGTCGCCGGTGCCAATATAGTCTTTGCCGACGGACACGTGGAATGGAAACGGCGGCAGGAGCTTCGGACGCAGATTCAGTTCGGTCAGTACTTCTGGTGGTAA
- a CDS encoding PEP-CTERM sorting domain-containing protein, with protein sequence MKSTGIFLLAMICAVGTASAVVTVYSNDYNSETIGGGFPAWNWIDGDTANGFVKSHTAVYAGEEAPYNTVVKHTGLIDNSQGTASVNTRFGSKWTITVSGNTSTNPEDYTVSFDIRSVSGSWDPIALEFFVLTGTGNGVGKGSGIMNFTQAAGWVHVEKKLSELTVNWWNGSAWVLTDSTWQIEIGGPGWPGWAVAAGTPAWEQIWLFDNLKITMIPEPASIALLGLGMLAVRRKR encoded by the coding sequence ATGAAAAGTACAGGCATTTTCTTATTGGCAATGATATGTGCAGTTGGCACAGCTTCCGCTGTTGTGACGGTCTATTCCAATGATTACAACAGCGAAACCATCGGCGGCGGATTTCCGGCCTGGAACTGGATTGACGGCGATACGGCAAACGGTTTTGTCAAGAGCCATACTGCCGTATATGCAGGTGAAGAAGCACCCTACAATACGGTCGTCAAACATACCGGCCTGATTGACAATTCTCAAGGCACCGCCTCCGTAAATACCCGCTTCGGCTCCAAGTGGACGATTACGGTGTCCGGGAACACCAGCACCAATCCGGAAGACTACACTGTTTCGTTTGACATCAGGAGCGTTTCGGGCAGCTGGGACCCCATCGCCCTCGAGTTCTTTGTGCTCACCGGAACGGGCAACGGAGTCGGCAAGGGTTCAGGCATTATGAATTTCACGCAGGCAGCCGGCTGGGTGCACGTCGAAAAGAAACTCTCGGAGCTGACCGTGAACTGGTGGAACGGAAGCGCATGGGTTTTAACGGATTCCACCTGGCAGATTGAAATCGGCGGTCCGGGCTGGCCGGGCTGGGCGGTAGCCGCCGGCACACCGGCCTGGGAGCAAATCTGGCTGTTCGACAACCTGAAAATCACGATGATTCCCGAACCGGCGAGTATTGCTCTGTTAGGTCTGGGAATGCTTGCTGTAAGACGAAAACGCTAA
- a CDS encoding sugar porter family MFS transporter has product MKTQGTLLKSTIVAALGGLLFGFDTAVISGAEKTLERLYHNQYLSAAQRFGRPDLPAGQSEEALPILQRTSFWHGTVVASALIGTVIGSLLFGRPADRYGRRTILKVLGILYLVSAVGSALAWGMISFSLFRFIGGLAVGGASVISPMYIAEISPARLRGRLVAITQFNIVLGILLAYLSNWIISLLNLGTWEWRWMFGVEAFPAAAFFLLLFGVPRSPRWLVAQGRLEEAKDVLNRVGTDSGDVEEELRAIQKSLTDDAASLKEPFFRRKYLKPILLAVMIAVFNQLSGINALIYYTRRIFEMAGADGTSALAQSVIIGLTNLVFTMAALAVIDHFGRRKLMLAGSLGYILSLSIVAWAFYSGAGGLPVLAGFILFIAAHAFGQGAVIWVFISEIFPNALRARGQALGSFTHWIMAALISQTFPMFAEQLGWRIFALYGLCMVGQLLWVLFIMPETKGVPLEQMQKKLAIG; this is encoded by the coding sequence ATGAAAACGCAGGGTACTTTGCTGAAAAGCACAATTGTGGCGGCATTGGGCGGCTTGTTGTTCGGTTTTGATACAGCCGTCATTTCTGGTGCGGAAAAGACCCTCGAGCGGCTCTATCACAATCAATATCTTTCTGCAGCGCAGCGGTTCGGACGTCCGGACCTTCCCGCCGGTCAAAGCGAAGAGGCTCTCCCCATTCTGCAAAGGACCTCTTTCTGGCATGGGACGGTGGTTGCCAGCGCCCTGATCGGCACCGTAATCGGCTCGCTGCTGTTCGGAAGACCCGCCGACCGGTACGGACGTCGGACGATTCTCAAAGTGCTCGGCATTCTTTATCTTGTCTCGGCGGTCGGCAGCGCTCTGGCCTGGGGGATGATTTCCTTCAGTCTCTTTCGCTTCATCGGCGGGCTGGCGGTCGGCGGGGCCTCCGTAATTTCCCCGATGTACATCGCCGAAATCTCCCCAGCACGTCTGCGGGGCCGCCTGGTAGCCATTACCCAGTTTAACATCGTCTTGGGGATTCTGCTGGCCTATCTGTCCAACTGGATTATCAGTCTGCTGAATCTGGGGACTTGGGAATGGCGCTGGATGTTCGGCGTAGAGGCCTTTCCGGCGGCGGCATTCTTCCTTCTTTTGTTCGGTGTCCCCCGAAGCCCGCGGTGGCTGGTGGCTCAGGGCCGCCTCGAAGAAGCCAAAGACGTGCTCAACCGGGTCGGCACCGACAGCGGCGATGTGGAGGAGGAGCTGCGGGCAATTCAGAAATCCCTTACGGACGATGCCGCCAGTCTGAAGGAGCCGTTCTTCCGCCGCAAGTATCTCAAACCCATCCTGCTGGCGGTGATGATTGCCGTCTTTAACCAGCTTTCCGGCATCAATGCCCTGATTTACTACACGCGGCGGATTTTCGAGATGGCCGGAGCGGACGGCACCTCGGCCCTGGCTCAGTCGGTCATCATCGGGCTGACCAATCTGGTCTTTACGATGGCGGCTCTGGCGGTCATTGACCATTTCGGACGCAGAAAACTGATGCTGGCCGGCTCCCTCGGCTACATCCTCAGTTTGAGCATCGTCGCCTGGGCCTTTTATTCCGGCGCCGGCGGACTGCCTGTACTGGCAGGCTTTATCCTTTTTATTGCCGCCCACGCCTTCGGACAGGGGGCCGTCATTTGGGTCTTTATCAGCGAGATTTTTCCCAATGCCCTTCGCGCCCGCGGGCAGGCCCTGGGCAGCTTTACCCACTGGATTATGGCGGCCCTGATTTCCCAGACTTTTCCGATGTTTGCCGAACAGCTCGGCTGGCGAATCTTTGCCCTGTACGGACTGTGTATGGTCGGCCAGCTCCTTTGGGTTCTGTTCATAATGCCGGAGACCAAAGGCGTGCCGCTTGAGCAGATGCAGAAAAAACTGGCGATTGGATAA
- a CDS encoding L-rhamnose mutarotase → MKRFGSVIEVRKEKLDEYVKLHANVWPGVLKMIQACNIRNYSIFLRKLPDGKYYLFSYFEYVGRDFDADMAKMAADPTTQKWWAVCKPCHLPFPDRKEGEWWASMEEVFHCD, encoded by the coding sequence ATGAAACGGTTTGGAAGCGTAATCGAAGTCCGGAAAGAAAAACTGGACGAATACGTAAAACTGCACGCAAATGTCTGGCCGGGCGTGCTGAAAATGATTCAAGCGTGCAACATTCGCAACTATTCGATTTTTCTGCGGAAACTGCCGGACGGAAAATATTATTTGTTCAGCTATTTTGAATATGTCGGCCGGGACTTTGACGCGGATATGGCCAAAATGGCCGCCGACCCCACTACGCAAAAATGGTGGGCGGTCTGCAAACCCTGCCACCTCCCCTTCCCCGACCGCAAGGAAGGAGAATGGTGGGCCTCAATGGAAGAAGTCTTCCACTGTGATTAA